In a genomic window of Fusobacterium sp.:
- a CDS encoding DUF4942 domain-containing protein: MTEELKSFYPTPEQLIKLMVSKIEKTKYQKELDILEPSAGRGDIADYLKKSTYWDNGFSANSVDCIEINENLQKILSGKEHTLIFDDFLNFNTNKRYDLIIMNPPFDKGDLHLLKAIELVKKTGGQIISILNSETIKNPYSLYKQDLKNKLEKYEAEIEYHQEIFKKADRETNVEIALINIKIEKEKKESKILDGMKKEEKEQFFKNEKIKAVTSSQMIERLIENYNFEIQVGLKFMEEYEIINEFSEDSFTSNYPQKVFKLSFCNRDKDLTSNNYIEIIRNKYWEMLFKKKELEELFTETIRRNFYDNLYKMRNYEFNMFNIKQLLKNLSNEMISSLEESIVGLFDEFSKEHYWHPESKDNIHYYNGWYTNKSYYVNKKVIIPMKCTSYCDREFRFDYSVCAKITDIHKIFMYLDSEEKNVSSIEEIGNILSIAERNQTNRNIDFTYFTVSLFKKGTCHIKFKSEDLLLKFNIYGSQKKNWLPPGYGKKKYKEMTEEEKAVINDFQGEESYEKVCNNTEEYLFQAKSSQFMIGN, from the coding sequence ATGACTGAAGAGCTAAAAAGCTTTTATCCAACACCAGAGCAATTGATAAAATTAATGGTTTCAAAAATAGAAAAAACAAAATATCAAAAAGAATTAGATATATTAGAACCATCAGCAGGGCGTGGAGATATAGCAGATTATCTAAAGAAAAGTACATATTGGGATAATGGTTTTTCTGCTAATTCTGTTGATTGTATAGAAATAAATGAGAATTTACAAAAAATTCTTAGTGGAAAGGAGCATACTTTAATTTTTGATGATTTTCTTAATTTTAATACTAATAAAAGATATGATTTAATAATAATGAATCCACCATTTGATAAAGGAGATCTACACCTTTTAAAAGCTATAGAACTTGTGAAAAAAACAGGGGGACAAATTATTTCCATATTAAATTCTGAAACTATAAAAAATCCATATTCTTTATATAAGCAGGATTTGAAAAATAAATTAGAAAAATATGAAGCAGAAATAGAATACCATCAGGAAATTTTTAAAAAAGCAGATAGAGAAACAAATGTAGAAATAGCATTAATTAATATAAAAATTGAAAAAGAGAAAAAAGAAAGTAAAATTCTTGATGGAATGAAAAAAGAAGAGAAAGAACAATTTTTTAAAAATGAAAAAATAAAAGCTGTAACAAGTAGCCAAATGATAGAAAGATTAATAGAAAACTATAATTTTGAAATTCAGGTAGGATTAAAATTCATGGAGGAATATGAGATAATAAATGAATTTAGTGAAGACAGCTTTACATCAAATTATCCACAGAAAGTATTTAAACTTAGTTTTTGTAATAGGGATAAAGATTTAACATCAAATAATTACATTGAAATAATAAGAAATAAATATTGGGAAATGCTTTTTAAAAAGAAAGAGCTTGAAGAACTTTTCACAGAAACAATAAGAAGAAATTTTTATGATAATCTTTATAAAATGAGAAATTATGAATTTAATATGTTTAATATAAAACAGTTGCTTAAAAACTTATCAAATGAAATGATATCTTCTCTTGAAGAAAGTATAGTAGGACTTTTTGATGAATTCTCAAAAGAACACTACTGGCACCCAGAATCAAAAGATAATATTCATTACTATAATGGTTGGTATACTAATAAAAGTTACTATGTAAATAAGAAAGTTATTATACCAATGAAGTGTACATCATATTGTGATAGAGAATTTAGGTTTGACTATTCAGTATGTGCCAAAATAACAGATATACATAAAATTTTTATGTATCTTGATAGTGAAGAAAAAAATGTAAGTAGCATAGAAGAAATAGGAAATATATTAAGTATAGCAGAAAGAAATCAAACAAATAGAAATATAGATTTTACATATTTTACAGTAAGTCTTTTCAAGAAAGGGACTTGTCATATTAAATTTAAAAGTGAGGACTTGCTTTTGAAGTTTAATATATATGGAAGTCAGAAGAAAAACTGGCTACCTCCTGGATATGGGAAGAAAAAATATAAAGAAATGACAGAAGAAGAAAAAGCAGTAATAAATGATTTTCAAGGAGAAGAAAGTTATGAAAAAGTTTGTAATAATACTGAAGAGTATCTATTTCAAGCTAAATCAAGTCAATTTATGATAGGAAATTAA